Proteins found in one Thermus islandicus DSM 21543 genomic segment:
- a CDS encoding TldD/PmbA family protein yields the protein MTLEEAKRYVLRRAQELGLKAELLFQEERELSLRAREGRLEEIKEARQRGLGLRVEAEGKVGYAYTEELSQEALDWALEEARENALLSGKAGALPQGKPLGSHDLLGEGLSAPLERKKAAALALERAVREDPRVKSVLMGGYLEREMRVGLESTQGASGSFRTGLAALMGSFVMAEGQSVKQGWDFRAGKEFHALEPGRTALEFREKTARLLNAKPLKTGRYRAYLEPRTMAMLLSVLAQALSGKNALEGKSRLLGRLGEKVASELVTLIDDPTLERGLLSRPFDAEGTPTARTVVVEKGVFHTFLHNSETARALGHKNTGHAVRSYRGVLGTGPTNLYLEPVGNLRLTEGVVVTELMGLHAGANPVSLDFSVQALGLWVEEGEVRHAVENFAVSGNLLELLQAVEAVGDDLDWFLLDAAYGSPTVAVAELSFAGA from the coding sequence ATGACCCTGGAGGAGGCCAAGCGCTACGTGCTCAGGCGGGCCCAGGAGCTGGGCCTGAAGGCAGAGCTCCTCTTTCAGGAGGAGCGGGAGCTCTCCTTGAGGGCCAGGGAGGGAAGGCTCGAGGAGATCAAGGAGGCGAGGCAGCGGGGCCTGGGCCTCCGGGTGGAGGCGGAGGGAAAGGTGGGGTACGCCTACACCGAGGAGCTCTCCCAGGAGGCCCTGGACTGGGCCCTCGAGGAGGCCCGGGAAAACGCCCTCCTCTCCGGCAAGGCAGGGGCCCTGCCCCAAGGGAAGCCCCTGGGAAGCCACGACCTCCTGGGGGAGGGCCTCTCTGCCCCTCTGGAGCGGAAGAAGGCGGCGGCCCTTGCCCTGGAGCGGGCGGTCCGCGAGGACCCCCGGGTGAAGAGCGTCCTCATGGGCGGCTACCTGGAGCGGGAGATGCGGGTGGGCCTGGAAAGCACCCAAGGGGCGAGCGGAAGCTTCCGTACGGGCCTGGCTGCCTTGATGGGAAGCTTCGTCATGGCCGAAGGGCAAAGCGTCAAGCAGGGGTGGGACTTTAGGGCGGGGAAGGAGTTCCACGCCCTGGAGCCTGGCCGCACCGCCCTGGAGTTCCGGGAGAAGACCGCAAGGCTCCTCAATGCCAAGCCCCTAAAGACCGGACGCTACCGAGCCTACCTGGAGCCCAGGACCATGGCCATGCTCCTCTCCGTCCTCGCCCAGGCCCTCTCCGGCAAGAACGCCCTGGAGGGGAAAAGCCGCCTCCTGGGGAGGCTTGGGGAAAAGGTGGCGAGCGAGCTCGTGACCCTCATAGACGACCCCACCCTGGAAAGGGGCCTCCTCTCCCGCCCCTTTGACGCCGAGGGCACCCCTACCGCCCGCACCGTGGTGGTGGAGAAGGGGGTCTTCCACACCTTCCTCCACAACTCGGAGACCGCAAGGGCCCTCGGACACAAAAATACGGGCCACGCCGTCCGCTCCTACCGAGGGGTCTTGGGAACGGGGCCCACCAACCTCTACCTGGAGCCCGTGGGGAACCTCCGCCTCACGGAAGGGGTGGTGGTCACCGAGCTCATGGGCCTCCATGCCGGGGCAAACCCCGTGAGCCTGGACTTCTCCGTCCAGGCCCTGGGGCTTTGGGTAGAGGAGGGAGAGGTGCGGCACGCCGTGGAGAACTTCGCGGTGAGCGGAAACCTCCTGGAACTCCTCCAGGCGGTGGAGGCGGTGGGGGACGACCTGGACTGGTTCCTCTTAGACGCCGCCTACGGGAGCCCCACGGTGGCGGTGGCGGAGCTCTCCTTCGCCGGGGCATGA
- a CDS encoding vWA domain-containing protein: MLWLLLPVLLLVYLLYRRRAPRPKPWAGVWLWKRGQARRFRPRPDLRLFLLLLAGALLVLALEDPPLGPSPMVFVVDASASMAALEGRETRLDLAKKRLLPLLERAPEAVLVRAGERPTAFGPAPGVALKERLLALEAKDRGADLEAAIALGRRLLKAPVVVATDGPPPPGVEGYLGVGSSQENLGIVAVAPRFLAVGNSAPAPRLARVEVGGRVREVRVPARGYARLQGLPQTFSARLQGQDALPLDDRSAFGLRRLGVDFPRLPALERLFRLLSAVPGNEVRVRVGVPQGPPEGPTLYLAPSGGSPLPVLLTAPHPLLEGVVLLGERLPPPPRPPKGWQALAEGEGGVGLLYFAEGGLYLPPLPAIQDRPFFPLLVYQFLKPYREVRQGLLAPEETLLPVPEGSFLPRAPGGAGRLLALLAGLTLLAEGLLFLRRPQGA; this comes from the coding sequence GTGCTCTGGCTCCTCCTTCCCGTCCTCCTCCTCGTCTACCTCCTCTACCGGAGGCGCGCCCCTAGGCCCAAGCCCTGGGCCGGGGTGTGGCTTTGGAAAAGGGGGCAGGCGAGGCGCTTCCGCCCCCGGCCGGACCTCAGGCTTTTCCTCCTCCTCTTGGCCGGGGCCCTCCTGGTTCTGGCCCTCGAGGACCCTCCCCTGGGGCCTTCCCCCATGGTCTTCGTGGTGGACGCCTCCGCCAGCATGGCGGCCCTGGAGGGCCGGGAGACCCGCCTGGACCTGGCCAAAAAGCGGCTCCTTCCCCTCCTGGAAAGGGCCCCGGAGGCGGTCTTGGTGCGGGCGGGGGAAAGGCCCACCGCCTTCGGCCCCGCTCCCGGAGTGGCCCTAAAGGAGAGGTTGCTCGCCTTGGAGGCCAAGGACCGGGGGGCGGACCTGGAGGCGGCCATCGCCTTGGGAAGGAGGCTTCTCAAGGCCCCGGTGGTGGTGGCCACGGACGGCCCACCGCCCCCTGGGGTAGAGGGGTACCTGGGGGTGGGAAGCTCCCAGGAGAACCTGGGGATCGTGGCGGTGGCCCCGAGGTTTTTGGCGGTGGGGAACAGCGCCCCTGCCCCCCGCCTGGCCCGGGTGGAGGTGGGGGGCAGGGTGCGGGAGGTGCGGGTCCCCGCCCGGGGCTACGCCCGCCTTCAGGGCCTCCCCCAAACCTTTTCCGCCCGGCTCCAAGGGCAGGACGCCCTGCCCCTGGACGACCGGTCGGCCTTCGGCCTAAGGCGCCTGGGGGTGGACTTCCCGAGGCTTCCCGCCCTGGAGAGGCTTTTCCGCCTGCTCTCCGCCGTGCCGGGAAACGAGGTCCGGGTGCGGGTGGGCGTGCCCCAAGGCCCCCCGGAAGGGCCCACCCTCTACCTGGCCCCCTCCGGAGGTAGCCCTCTTCCCGTCCTCCTCACCGCCCCCCATCCCCTTCTGGAAGGGGTGGTCCTCCTGGGGGAAAGGCTTCCCCCGCCCCCCAGGCCCCCAAAGGGCTGGCAGGCCCTGGCCGAAGGGGAGGGTGGCGTGGGCCTCCTCTACTTCGCCGAAGGGGGCCTTTACCTCCCCCCCCTCCCCGCCATCCAGGACCGGCCCTTTTTCCCCCTTTTGGTCTACCAGTTCCTGAAGCCCTACCGGGAGGTGCGGCAAGGCCTCCTCGCCCCGGAGGAGACCCTCCTCCCTGTCCCCGAGGGGAGCTTCCTCCCCAGGGCCCCCGGAGGGGCGGGCCGCCTCCTGGCCCTTTTGGCGGGGCTCACCCTCCTCGCGGAGGGCCTCCTCTTCCTGCGGAGGCCACAAGGGGCATAA
- a CDS encoding heavy-metal-associated domain-containing protein — protein MSRVLIGIRGEPTPEGMARILEALKALEGVAEAQATGPAQVLVEYDPQTLTVMDLIRTLREEGFLAGML, from the coding sequence ATGAGCCGCGTGTTGATCGGGATTCGCGGGGAGCCCACCCCAGAGGGGATGGCGCGAATCCTCGAGGCCCTTAAGGCCCTGGAAGGCGTCGCCGAGGCCCAGGCCACGGGCCCGGCCCAGGTCCTGGTGGAATACGACCCCCAGACCCTCACGGTCATGGACCTGATCCGCACCCTCCGGGAGGAGGGCTTCCTCGCAGGCATGCTCTAG
- the secA gene encoding preprotein translocase subunit SecA, whose product MLGLIRKLFDNNEREIARYQKQVVEPVNRLEAEVERVQDLAAAYRELKEKHEKGASLDELLPMAFALTRESAKRYLGMRHFDVQLIGGAVLHEGKIAEMKTGEGKTLVATLAVALNALTGKGVHVVTVNDYLARRDAEWMGPVYRGLGLSVGVIQHASTPEERRRAYLCDVTYVTNSELGFDYLRDNMAISPEQLVLRHDHPLHYAIIDEVDSILIDEARTPLIISGPAEKATDLYYRMAEIAKKLERGLPAEPGVRKEPTGDYTIEEKNRSVHLTLQGIAKAEKLLGVEGLFSPENMELAHMLIQAIRAKELYHRDRDYIVQDGQVIIVDEFTGRLMPGRRYGEGLHQAIEAKEGVRIERENQTLATITYQNFFRLYEKRAGMTGTAKTEEKEFQEIYGMDVVVIPTNRPMIRVDFPDVVYRTEKGKFYAVVEEIAEKYERGQPVLVGTISIEKSERLSQMLKEPRLYFPRLEMRVELFKKASAKQQGPEWERLRKLLERPTGLKDEDLAPFEGLVPPKGALRTAWEGLKRAVHTLSVLRQGIPHQVLNAKHHDKEAEIVAQAGRSKTVTIATNMAGRGTDIKLGGNPEYLAAALLEKEGYSRYEWKVELLIKKMVAGQEEEARALAAELGVREELLHRIREIREECRADEERVRKLGGLFILGTERHESRRIDNQLRGRAGRQGDPGGSRFYVSFDDDLMRLFASDRVIAMLDRMGFDDSEPIEHPMVSRSIERAQKRVEDRNFAIRKQLLQFDDVMARQREVIYAQRRLILLGKDEEVREAALGMVEETVAAIAENHLNPQVHPEDWDLEALRAALLDTVPQLEGFPFPELRALKAEEGVERLVEAALKAYEARERELTPPLMRAVERFVILNVVDSAWKEHLHNLDVLRQGIFLRGYGQKDPFQEYKFEATRLFNEMVASIKGEVAKFLFRLKVEAEPVRPAPYTPVPEPEAKPQEAGVFGVAKKRPSTPPPQPGLSRAERRRLMREEKRRKKE is encoded by the coding sequence ATGCTGGGCCTCATACGGAAGCTCTTTGACAACAACGAGCGGGAGATCGCCCGCTACCAGAAGCAGGTGGTGGAGCCGGTAAACCGGCTCGAGGCCGAGGTGGAGAGGGTCCAGGACCTCGCCGCCGCCTACCGCGAGCTCAAGGAGAAGCACGAGAAGGGGGCCTCCCTGGACGAGCTCCTCCCCATGGCCTTCGCCCTCACCCGGGAGTCGGCCAAGCGCTACCTGGGCATGCGGCACTTTGACGTCCAGCTCATCGGCGGGGCCGTCCTTCACGAGGGGAAGATCGCCGAGATGAAGACGGGGGAGGGCAAGACCCTGGTGGCCACCCTGGCCGTGGCCCTAAACGCCCTCACCGGCAAAGGCGTCCACGTGGTCACGGTGAACGACTACCTGGCCCGGCGCGACGCCGAGTGGATGGGGCCCGTCTACCGGGGCCTGGGCCTCTCCGTGGGGGTCATCCAGCACGCTTCCACCCCCGAGGAGCGCCGCCGGGCTTACCTTTGCGACGTCACCTACGTGACCAACTCCGAGCTCGGCTTTGACTACCTCCGGGACAACATGGCGATAAGCCCCGAGCAGCTCGTCCTCCGCCACGATCACCCCCTCCACTACGCCATCATTGACGAGGTGGACTCCATCCTCATTGACGAGGCCCGCACCCCCCTCATCATCAGTGGCCCCGCCGAGAAGGCCACCGACCTCTACTACAGGATGGCCGAGATCGCCAAGAAGCTGGAGAGGGGCCTGCCCGCCGAGCCCGGGGTGCGGAAGGAGCCCACGGGGGACTACACCATTGAGGAGAAGAACCGCTCCGTCCACCTCACCCTCCAGGGCATCGCCAAGGCGGAGAAGCTCCTCGGGGTGGAGGGGCTTTTCAGCCCGGAGAACATGGAGCTCGCCCACATGCTCATCCAGGCCATCCGGGCCAAGGAGCTCTACCACCGGGACCGCGACTACATCGTCCAAGACGGCCAGGTCATCATCGTGGACGAGTTCACGGGCCGCCTCATGCCGGGCCGGCGTTACGGGGAGGGGCTCCACCAGGCCATTGAGGCCAAGGAGGGGGTCCGGATTGAGCGGGAGAACCAGACCCTGGCCACCATCACCTACCAGAACTTCTTCCGCCTCTACGAGAAGCGGGCGGGGATGACCGGCACCGCCAAGACCGAGGAGAAGGAGTTCCAGGAGATCTACGGCATGGACGTGGTGGTGATCCCCACCAACCGGCCCATGATCCGCGTGGACTTCCCCGACGTGGTCTACCGGACGGAGAAGGGGAAGTTCTACGCCGTGGTGGAGGAGATCGCCGAAAAGTACGAGCGGGGCCAGCCCGTCCTGGTGGGCACCATCAGCATTGAGAAGTCCGAAAGGCTCTCCCAGATGCTCAAAGAGCCCAGGCTGTACTTCCCGCGCCTGGAGATGCGGGTGGAGCTTTTCAAGAAGGCCAGCGCCAAGCAACAGGGCCCCGAGTGGGAGCGCCTGAGGAAGCTTTTGGAAAGGCCCACGGGCCTCAAGGACGAGGACCTCGCCCCCTTTGAGGGCCTCGTTCCCCCAAAAGGGGCCCTGCGCACGGCCTGGGAGGGGCTTAAGCGGGCGGTGCACACCCTCTCCGTTCTCCGCCAGGGCATCCCCCACCAGGTCCTAAACGCCAAGCACCACGACAAGGAGGCGGAGATCGTCGCCCAGGCGGGCCGCTCCAAGACCGTCACCATCGCCACCAACATGGCGGGCCGGGGCACGGACATCAAGCTCGGGGGCAACCCCGAGTACCTGGCCGCCGCCCTTCTGGAGAAGGAGGGCTATAGCCGCTACGAGTGGAAGGTGGAGCTCCTCATCAAGAAGATGGTGGCGGGCCAGGAGGAGGAGGCCCGGGCCCTTGCGGCCGAGCTCGGGGTGAGGGAGGAGCTTCTTCACAGGATTCGCGAGATCCGGGAGGAGTGCCGGGCCGACGAGGAGAGGGTGAGGAAGCTGGGGGGGCTTTTCATCCTCGGCACGGAGCGGCACGAGTCCCGCCGCATAGACAACCAGCTCCGGGGCCGCGCGGGGCGCCAGGGGGACCCGGGGGGGAGCCGCTTCTACGTCTCCTTTGACGACGACCTCATGCGCCTCTTCGCCTCCGACCGGGTCATCGCCATGCTGGACCGGATGGGCTTTGACGACTCCGAGCCCATTGAACACCCCATGGTGAGCCGCTCCATAGAGAGGGCCCAGAAGCGGGTGGAGGACCGAAACTTCGCCATCCGCAAGCAGCTCCTCCAGTTTGACGACGTGATGGCCCGCCAGCGGGAGGTCATCTACGCCCAGCGCCGCCTGATCCTCCTGGGGAAGGACGAGGAGGTGCGGGAGGCCGCCTTGGGGATGGTGGAGGAGACGGTGGCGGCCATCGCCGAGAACCACCTAAACCCCCAGGTCCACCCGGAGGACTGGGACCTCGAGGCCCTCAGGGCTGCCCTCCTGGACACGGTCCCCCAGCTCGAGGGCTTCCCCTTCCCCGAGCTCCGCGCCCTCAAGGCCGAGGAAGGGGTGGAGCGGCTGGTGGAGGCGGCCCTGAAGGCCTACGAGGCCCGGGAAAGGGAGCTCACCCCTCCCCTCATGCGGGCGGTGGAGCGCTTCGTGATCCTCAACGTGGTGGACTCCGCCTGGAAGGAGCACCTGCACAACCTGGACGTCCTCCGCCAGGGGATCTTCCTCCGGGGCTACGGCCAGAAGGACCCCTTCCAGGAGTACAAGTTTGAGGCCACCCGCCTCTTCAACGAGATGGTGGCCTCCATCAAGGGGGAGGTGGCCAAGTTCCTCTTCCGCCTCAAGGTGGAGGCCGAGCCCGTGCGCCCGGCCCCCTACACCCCCGTGCCCGAGCCCGAGGCCAAGCCCCAGGAGGCCGGGGTCTTTGGGGTGGCCAAGAAACGCCCCTCCACCCCCCCTCCCCAGCCGGGGCTCTCCCGGGCGGAGCGCCGCCGCCTCATGCGGGAGGAGAAGAGGCGTAAGAAGGAGTAG
- a CDS encoding acyl-CoA dehydrogenase family protein produces MLDFYAVEDLLTPEEKEVQKAARRFLEKEALPHIAEWWERGVFPTHLVPRFAELGFLGATLPPEYGGAGVTSAAYGLICYELERVDSGLRSFVSVQSSLVMYPIYAFGSEEQKRQFLPRLARGEMVGCFGLTEPDGGSDPYGNMKTRARREGDTWVLTGNKMWITNGHLAHLALIWAKDEEGVVRGFLVPTDAKGFQAREVKRKMSLRASATSELILEGVRVPEALRLPKAEGLKAPLSCLTQARFGIAWGAMGALEAVLLEALDFAKSRQSFGRPIAAKQLVQAKLAEMLSWHTEGLLLAWRLARLKDEGRLKPAQVSLAKRQNVKKALEGARLAREILGGSGITLEYHAIRHLLNLETVYTYEGTHEVHTLVLGRELTEESAF; encoded by the coding sequence ATGCTGGACTTTTACGCCGTGGAGGACCTCCTCACCCCGGAGGAAAAGGAGGTGCAGAAGGCGGCCCGCCGCTTTCTGGAGAAGGAGGCCCTGCCCCACATCGCCGAGTGGTGGGAAAGGGGGGTGTTCCCTACCCACCTCGTCCCCAGGTTTGCCGAGCTAGGCTTCCTGGGGGCCACCCTCCCCCCGGAGTACGGGGGAGCGGGGGTGACGAGCGCCGCCTACGGCCTCATCTGCTACGAGCTGGAAAGGGTGGACTCGGGGCTCAGGAGCTTCGTGAGCGTCCAGAGCTCCCTGGTCATGTACCCCATCTACGCCTTCGGGAGCGAGGAGCAAAAACGGCAGTTCCTCCCCAGGCTCGCCCGGGGGGAGATGGTGGGGTGCTTCGGCCTCACCGAGCCCGACGGGGGCTCTGACCCCTACGGCAACATGAAGACCCGGGCCCGGCGGGAAGGGGACACCTGGGTCCTCACAGGGAACAAGATGTGGATCACCAACGGGCACCTGGCCCACCTCGCCCTCATCTGGGCCAAGGACGAGGAGGGGGTGGTGCGGGGCTTCCTGGTGCCCACCGACGCCAAGGGCTTCCAGGCCCGGGAGGTCAAGCGCAAGATGAGCCTACGGGCCTCGGCCACCAGCGAGCTCATCCTGGAGGGGGTGCGGGTCCCCGAGGCCCTGCGCCTGCCCAAGGCGGAGGGGCTCAAGGCCCCCCTCTCCTGCCTTACCCAGGCCCGCTTCGGCATCGCCTGGGGGGCCATGGGGGCGCTGGAGGCCGTGCTCCTCGAGGCCCTGGACTTCGCCAAAAGCCGGCAGAGCTTTGGCCGGCCCATCGCCGCCAAACAGCTCGTGCAGGCCAAGCTGGCCGAGATGCTTTCCTGGCACACGGAGGGCCTCCTCCTCGCCTGGCGGCTCGCCCGGCTCAAGGACGAGGGGAGGCTTAAGCCCGCCCAGGTCTCCTTGGCCAAGCGGCAGAACGTGAAAAAGGCCCTGGAAGGGGCCAGGCTCGCCCGGGAGATCCTGGGGGGGAGCGGGATCACCCTGGAGTACCACGCCATCCGCCACCTGCTCAACCTGGAGACCGTCTACACCTACGAGGGGACCCACGAGGTCCACACCCTGGTCCTGGGACGGGAGCTCACGGAAGAGAGCGCCTTCTGA
- the tsaD gene encoding tRNA (adenosine(37)-N6)-threonylcarbamoyltransferase complex transferase subunit TsaD: MWVLGMDTSCDDTGVGLVQDGEVRVNLVAGQVRLHEAYGGVVPELASREHLKALPALVQRALAEAGIGPQDLDLIAATRGPGLIGALLVGYTFAKGLAFALDRPFYAIHHLEGHIAAAWPEDLNPPFLALVASGGHTHLYEVLDLGRYRLLGATRDDAAGEAFDKVARLLGLGFPGGPEVERLAGEAEEALPFPVPLRDQEGYDFSFSGLKTHALRLVEKGLPKAALAKGFQEAAIAHLAEVVLRAAKNTGHTTLLVAGGVAANRALQERFKEAGLQVFFPPRGLSQDNGAMIALAAWRRYRRGFPPSPLSLGATAYWPLEGP; the protein is encoded by the coding sequence GTGTGGGTCTTGGGGATGGACACCTCCTGCGACGACACCGGGGTGGGCCTGGTGCAGGACGGCGAGGTGCGGGTGAACCTGGTGGCGGGTCAGGTGCGCCTGCACGAGGCCTACGGCGGCGTGGTGCCGGAACTCGCAAGCCGGGAACACCTGAAGGCCCTTCCCGCCCTCGTCCAAAGGGCCCTGGCCGAGGCGGGGATAGGGCCCCAGGACTTGGACCTCATCGCCGCCACCCGGGGGCCCGGCCTCATCGGGGCCCTCCTCGTGGGGTACACCTTCGCCAAGGGCCTGGCCTTTGCCCTGGATAGGCCCTTCTACGCCATCCACCACCTCGAGGGCCACATCGCCGCCGCCTGGCCCGAGGACCTAAACCCCCCCTTCCTCGCCCTGGTGGCCTCGGGAGGGCACACCCACCTGTACGAGGTCCTGGACCTGGGCCGCTACCGCCTCCTCGGGGCCACCCGGGACGACGCCGCCGGGGAGGCCTTTGACAAGGTGGCGAGGCTCTTGGGCCTCGGCTTCCCCGGGGGGCCGGAGGTGGAGCGCCTGGCGGGAGAGGCGGAGGAGGCCCTTCCCTTCCCCGTGCCCCTCAGGGATCAGGAGGGGTACGACTTCAGCTTCTCCGGGCTCAAGACCCACGCCCTCCGCCTGGTGGAGAAGGGCCTCCCCAAGGCCGCCCTGGCCAAAGGTTTCCAGGAGGCGGCCATCGCCCACCTCGCCGAGGTGGTCTTAAGGGCGGCGAAGAACACGGGGCACACAACCCTCCTCGTGGCCGGGGGGGTGGCGGCGAACCGGGCGCTGCAGGAGCGCTTTAAGGAGGCAGGCCTGCAGGTCTTCTTCCCGCCCCGGGGCCTTTCCCAGGACAACGGGGCCATGATCGCCCTGGCCGCCTGGCGCCGCTATAGGAGAGGTTTTCCCCCAAGTCCCCTTTCCTTGGGGGCCACCGCCTACTGGCCCCTCGAGGGGCCCTGA
- the holA gene encoding DNA polymerase III subunit delta produces MLVAFTGDPFLAKEAFWQEARLWGLSRLTEPTPEALAQALSPGLFGTGGALLDLRELSEGEWKALKPFLEGIPEEVPVLVLDPRPSPSRAAFYRSRERRDFPTPKGKDLLRHLENRAKRLGLRLPSGVAQYLASLVAPPSGEEAVDLEALERELEKLALLTPPLTLEKVESAVALKPPVGGFDLVRAVLGKDPKEALARLKRLKEEGEEPLRVLGALSWQFALLAKAHFLLQETPRPKEEDLSRLRVHPYAARKALEEARRLQREGLAEALDTLIEAERRAKGGKDPWLALEAAVLRLAG; encoded by the coding sequence ATGCTGGTGGCCTTTACCGGGGATCCCTTCTTGGCCAAGGAGGCCTTCTGGCAGGAAGCGCGGCTATGGGGGCTTTCCCGCCTTACCGAGCCCACGCCCGAGGCCCTCGCCCAGGCCCTCTCCCCTGGCCTCTTCGGGACCGGGGGGGCGCTTTTGGACCTTCGGGAGCTCTCGGAGGGGGAGTGGAAGGCCCTCAAGCCTTTCCTGGAAGGGATCCCGGAAGAGGTCCCCGTCCTCGTCCTGGACCCCAGGCCAAGCCCCTCCCGGGCTGCCTTCTACCGGAGCCGGGAGCGGCGGGACTTCCCCACCCCAAAGGGGAAGGACCTCCTCCGGCACCTAGAGAACCGGGCCAAACGCCTGGGCCTCCGGCTTCCCTCGGGGGTGGCCCAGTACCTGGCGAGCCTCGTGGCTCCCCCCTCAGGGGAGGAGGCCGTGGACCTGGAAGCCCTGGAGCGGGAGCTGGAGAAGCTTGCCCTCCTCACCCCGCCCCTCACCCTGGAGAAGGTGGAAAGCGCCGTGGCCCTCAAACCCCCCGTGGGCGGCTTTGACCTGGTGAGGGCTGTGCTGGGGAAGGACCCCAAGGAGGCCCTGGCCCGCCTAAAGCGCCTTAAGGAGGAAGGGGAGGAGCCCTTGCGGGTGCTCGGAGCCCTTTCCTGGCAGTTCGCCCTCCTCGCCAAGGCCCACTTCCTCCTCCAGGAAACCCCCAGGCCCAAGGAGGAGGACCTCTCCCGCCTCAGGGTCCACCCCTACGCCGCCCGGAAGGCCCTGGAGGAGGCCCGCCGCCTGCAGCGGGAAGGGCTTGCGGAAGCCCTGGACACCCTCATAGAGGCGGAAAGGCGCGCCAAGGGGGGCAAGGACCCCTGGCTCGCCCTCGAGGCGGCCGTCCTCCGCCTTGCCGGTTGA
- a CDS encoding TldD/PmbA family protein: protein MLKPELVEAVLARALKGGADFAEVYAERSKRRRMKVRSGALEEALSGLDFGAGIRLFFGTEVVYAYTNDLTQEGLLEALDTLLSARGSLGLVDERGRGGLDFRKALPQGLHAPKVGYGEKDRRYRLERLLEAEAGARIAPEIKEVEASLLEWEEEVLIANTEGVWAEERRVRTRLFVLAVAQEGAEVQTGYAGPGKSMGLELFDLYPPKAVGEKAARQALTNLKARPAPAGTFPVVVGPGFGGVLFHEAVGHLLETTSVAKKASVLADKLGEVVASPAVTYIDDGTLPQAWGSTEVDDEGRPTERTVLIEEGVLKSYMVDRLGHLLTGYPMTGSGRRQDYTFAPTSRMRNTFLAPGKAQVEDLFAGIDFGLYAKEMGGGQVKPGSGEYNFAVQEGYIIRKGRIEEPVRGAMLVGKGPETLMRVVAAAQDLENAPGMCGSLSGAVPVEVGQPHVLVSEIVVGGRA from the coding sequence ATGCTCAAGCCCGAGCTGGTGGAGGCGGTCCTGGCCCGCGCCCTCAAGGGCGGGGCGGACTTCGCCGAGGTCTACGCCGAGCGCTCCAAGAGGCGCAGGATGAAGGTGCGCTCCGGGGCCTTAGAGGAAGCCCTCTCCGGCCTAGACTTCGGAGCAGGGATACGGCTCTTTTTCGGCACCGAGGTGGTCTACGCCTACACCAACGACCTCACCCAGGAAGGCCTCCTGGAGGCCCTGGACACCCTCCTTTCCGCCCGGGGGAGCCTGGGGCTAGTGGATGAGCGGGGAAGGGGAGGCCTGGACTTCCGCAAGGCCCTCCCTCAGGGCCTCCACGCTCCCAAGGTGGGCTACGGGGAAAAGGACAGGCGCTACCGGCTGGAGAGGCTCCTCGAGGCCGAGGCCGGGGCCCGGATCGCCCCCGAGATCAAGGAGGTGGAGGCAAGCCTCCTGGAGTGGGAAGAGGAGGTCCTCATCGCCAACACCGAGGGGGTCTGGGCGGAGGAAAGGCGGGTGCGCACGCGGCTCTTCGTCCTGGCGGTGGCCCAGGAGGGGGCCGAGGTGCAGACCGGCTACGCCGGGCCTGGGAAGAGCATGGGGCTGGAGCTCTTTGACCTCTACCCGCCCAAGGCGGTGGGGGAGAAGGCCGCCCGCCAGGCCCTGACCAACCTCAAGGCCAGGCCCGCCCCCGCGGGCACCTTCCCCGTGGTGGTGGGGCCGGGCTTCGGCGGGGTCCTGTTCCACGAGGCCGTGGGCCACCTCCTGGAGACCACGAGCGTGGCCAAGAAGGCGAGCGTCCTGGCGGACAAGCTGGGGGAGGTGGTGGCGAGCCCCGCCGTGACCTACATTGACGACGGCACCCTGCCCCAGGCCTGGGGCTCCACCGAGGTGGACGACGAGGGCCGCCCCACGGAGCGCACGGTGCTCATAGAGGAGGGGGTCCTCAAGAGCTACATGGTGGACCGGCTGGGCCACCTCCTCACCGGCTACCCCATGACGGGCTCAGGCCGCCGCCAGGACTACACCTTCGCCCCCACCTCCCGCATGCGCAACACCTTCCTCGCCCCCGGAAAGGCCCAGGTGGAGGACCTCTTCGCCGGGATAGACTTCGGCCTCTACGCCAAGGAGATGGGGGGCGGGCAGGTGAAGCCGGGAAGCGGGGAGTACAACTTCGCCGTGCAGGAGGGGTACATCATCCGCAAAGGCCGCATAGAGGAGCCCGTGCGGGGGGCGATGCTGGTGGGGAAGGGCCCCGAGACCCTCATGCGGGTGGTGGCCGCGGCCCAGGACCTGGAGAACGCCCCCGGCATGTGTGGGAGCCTCTCGGGGGCCGTCCCCGTGGAGGTGGGCCAACCCCACGTGCTGGTCTCGGAGATCGTGGTGGGAGGTCGGGCATGA
- a CDS encoding DUF1999 family protein — protein MRFRPFAEEDLDRLNRVAGARPLRLGALRFFARTGHSFLAEEGEEPLGFALAQAVWQGEATTVLITRIEGKAQEVLQGLLQAVVKSAYDAGVYEVALHLDPARKELEEALKAQGFAVGPLVLAVRVLGSRGMRGETRGVLE, from the coding sequence ATGCGCTTTCGCCCCTTCGCCGAGGAGGACCTGGACCGCCTGAACCGGGTAGCGGGGGCAAGGCCCCTCCGCCTCGGGGCCCTCCGGTTCTTCGCCCGCACGGGCCACTCCTTCCTGGCCGAGGAAGGGGAGGAGCCCTTGGGCTTTGCCCTGGCCCAGGCGGTTTGGCAAGGGGAGGCCACCACCGTGCTCATCACCCGGATTGAGGGAAAGGCGCAAGAGGTCCTCCAGGGCCTCCTTCAGGCCGTGGTGAAGAGCGCCTACGACGCCGGGGTCTACGAGGTGGCCCTGCACCTGGACCCCGCCCGCAAGGAGCTGGAAGAGGCCCTCAAAGCCCAGGGCTTCGCCGTGGGGCCCCTGGTCCTGGCGGTGCGGGTCCTGGGAAGCCGCGGGATGCGGGGGGAAACCCGAGGCGTCCTAGAATAG